Genomic window (Oryza sativa Japonica Group chromosome 3, ASM3414082v1):
gaagaaaaagtttggaattaAACTTGGCCACAATCTAATTAACGCAATATAAATTCATTTTGTATTtcattctcttctttttctgcttattattattaccccctatgtttcaaaatgtttgacaccgttgactttttagcacgtgtttgaccattcgttttattcaaaaaatttaagtaattatttattcttttcatatcatttgattcattgttaaatatactttcatgtacacatatagttttatatattttacaaatttttttagtaagacaaacggtcaaacacgtgctaaaaagtcaacggtgtaaaacattttgaaatggagagagtattatttttaaaaggaaGCCAAAGTCCAAACTCGAAATATTCGGGGCTCCCGCCCAAGGGGTCCCGCTCTCTCGTCTCCTCGGGACTCAGCCCCAAAAACTCAAATCCCCCGCCTTCTTGTCCCCTCCGCTTCCCCTTCCACTTCCACCCCCACGTCGCCTCacctcgcctcctctccccctccaaACCCCACCACCACAGAGAAAACCCCAGGGAGAAGGACAAGGGCTCCACATACCaacggcgccctcctcctcgacTAGCTCCCGCCGGTaatcccctctccccctcctcgcGCTGCTTCGATTGCTTGGTTCGCGTGGCGCGATTGCGCGTGCGGTGGTGGGTTTTGGTTGGTAGTTTTGTCTCTGCCTTGGTTGCTTGTGGGGGTTCGTCGCTGATCGTGGTGTCGTGGGGAGAGCTGATCGCGGTCGCGTGATGCGGTGTGTCTGCGGCGTCTCGGTCGGCTCGCGTCCGGCTTCACGCTGTGTTGTTTTCTGACGCGATCGTACATTCgccgagattttttttttgggtgtatCGGCGTGGTGGGTGAGGCGGCGATTTTGTTCGTCTGCTCCGTATCATCTTCGATCGCTTGTTCCACTGCTGATGCTGTGCGCGAGCGTGTCCTCTATTTCGTCTGTGCGAATGTGGATGAGTCCATTTGAGTTTTTGGTGCCATTTTTTTCATGCTCCGAGTAGCATGGCGCTTTGATGGTTAATGCGGCTGGTTTTGTTGTGCAGGGGTTGCGAACTCGGCGATGGATCAGTGACCCGCCGTGGTGAAGCCTGCAGATTCTACCTATAAGGTATATCGCCCCACCCCTCTTCCTCGGATTTACTAGTAGCTGAATTGTTGTTGACTGGTGAATGATAATCGAGCGGAAGCTGTTCAGGATTTTGCACTGCTGCTTGTTATGCTCTGTGTGGCCCTCTAGTAATGTGGCTTTCATTAAATCAGTGGTTGCTGCACCACTGTTGAAAATGCATTGCACTATTTACACATTCAACAATCTATGTGGTATAATACTAATGAGAATAAAGTGTTTATTAcattattccattatctaaataaattatttaattttagtgCACTGTAGTACGTTACACATTCAGCAATCTATGTGGGGTTGTTAACTTAGCGCATTTGTGTTTGCACATGGGAATGGGATCAACTTGTGTTGTACACTAGTATAACTGTAGCTTCCTTATGGAGCCTAGCTCAATATGCTATAGAAACCGTCTGCTGAAACTAATAGGATTCTCCAAGAAGGAGATGATGCGGTGATGGTGTGTTGctgttattattttctttttgtaaaCTGTTTTTGATGTCATACAAACTTCTTGATGTACTTGCTAAACTCTTGAGTTTTGCATTTTGGTTCCTATATTTGTTTtgaacttctaattgaaatgcCTGCTTGATTCCAAATTTACAGGGGAGCTATGGCGAAAAGTCCACGTTCTGTTGTTACCACAGGTCTTCTTCTGTCTACTTTGTAACTGCTTATCTCACTTTCACATAACATCTCATGCATTTATGATTTAACTAAGTTTTAGTCAGATCGTAAGGCAGTTTATGCAGTGTAGCTTACAGCTTATTTTTACCATTGTGAGTTACTGAATTCAACTAGAGccacacacatatataattatatgCCTGCATATATCACTCATAATCACTTGGAGTTATCATGTTTGATCTTGCTTGCAATCTAGAATCTTGCAATAGCTTTCTACATATACATGCTTGACAGTTATAAGTAAGATGCTGATGTTGATTTACTTGTTTATATTTTTAACGTGCTTGGTTCATCTGATGGATACATGCTTGTATGGTATCCAATTATTTCAAATTGTAATATAACCAACACCATTTTGTCTCTCAGGAACAAAAAGGCGTAGAGCAAAGGTTCATAAAGAAGATGAGCCTGTTGAGAATGAAAACTTGGAGAGTGAATTTGATGTTTCCAAGAAAGAGAGCAATGGTGCCACTGAACCTGGTAATGAGCCTGTTGCCAGCAAGAGACCGAAGAGAGCAGCTGCCTGTTCTAACTTCAAAGAGAAGTCATTGGACTTATCAGAAAAAGATTCAATTATCACAATCAAGGAAAGTCGGGTTGAAGAGAAGGAAATAGAGGCTGTTAATTTGACAAGGACGGGACCTGAAGATGGTCAACCTTGCAGAAAAATCATCGATTTCATCTTACATGATGGAGATGGTAATCTGCAACCCTTTGAAATGTCTGAAGTTGATGACATTTTCATAACAGCTCTTATCATGCCCTTGGATGATGATCTGGAAAAGGATAGGGGAAAGGGAATATGTTGTTCGGGGTTTGGACGAATTGAAAACTGGGCGATTTCTGGCTATGATGAAGGTGCTGCAGTAATTTGGGTCTCAACAGAAACATCAGATTACAAATGTGTGAAGCCAGCAAGCAGTTACAGATCTTATTTTGAACACTTTAGTGAGAAGGCACGTGTCTGTGTTGAAGTCTATAAGAAGTTAGCTAGATCAGTTGGTGGAAATCCTCAGGTGGACTTAGAAGAATTAATTGCTGGTGTTGTCCGTTCCATTAATTCAAACAGAAGCTTCAACGGAACAGTAACCAAAGACTTTGTGATCTCCTCTGGTGAGTTCATATATAAACAGCTTATTGGATTAGACCATACAGCTGGCAATGATGATGAGATGTTGGCCACACTGCCAGTTCTTGTTGCACTGAAAGATGAATGTAAATCAAGAGCAGGATTCACACATTTGCCAGCTATGCCCTCGAATGGAACTCTGAGGATTAAGGATGGGCAAGACAAGGGACTGACTGAGGATGAGGATGCAAAATTAGCAAGACTGTTGCAGGAAGAGGAAGAATGGAAAATGATGAAGCAGAGAGGCAAGCGTGGAACTTCACAGAAAAATATCTACATCAAGATTTGTGAAACTGAAATTGCCAACGACTACCCACTTCCAGCCTACTATAAACCATATAACCAAGAAATGGATGAGTACATATTTGATAGTGATATTGGTATGTATTCTGATGATGTACCTGTAAGAATCCTTGACAACTGGGCTCTATACAATTCAGATTCCAGACTCATTTCTTTGGAGCTCATCCCTATGAAAGCTGGTGCAGAAAATGATATTGTGGTATTTGGATCTGGTTTTATGAGAGAGGATGATGGTAGTTGCTGTTCAACAGCTGAGCTAGCACAGTTACATTCTTCCTCAAGTAAATCTGGCCGGGAAGATCCAGGAGTTCCAATTTATTTGAGCCCAATTAAAGAGTGGGTTGTAGAATTTGGTGGTTCAATGATCTGCATAACCATTCGAACTGACGTTGCTTGGTAAATACCCTGGCAgttctattttctttttgtatTACCATTATCTCCAAGGGGTACCATATTTTAGCTTTGTTAGTCTTGATCATTGCCAGCTCATGATGGAAAAATAAACTCAATGCATTTCGGATAACATAtcttacacacacacacacacacacacgaatTTGGCATTTTGTTTGAAGCATGGAATTTTGCAACCATGTTGTGTTTACCTTCTCTCTAATTTACATCTGGTAATCAATTCCAGGTACAAATTACGCCAGCCAACAAAGCAATATGCTCCATGGTGTGAGCCTGTGCTGAAAACAGCAAGGCTAGCTGTTAGTATCATCACCCTTTTAAAAGAGCAAAGTCGCGCTTCAAAGCTTTCTTTTGCTGAAGTTATCAAGAAAGTAGCAGAATTTGACAGTAGACACCCTGCATTTATATCATCGAAAGCACCAACCGTTGAAAGATATGTCGTGGTGCATGGACAGATAATACTTCAGCAGTTTGCAGACTTTCCAGATGAATCTGTCAAACGGTGTGCCTTCATCACAGGTCTTCTAGCAAAGATGGAGGAAAGTAGGCACACAAAGTTGGCCATCAAGAAAAAATCTCAACAGATGAGAGGGGAGAATCTGAACCCAAGCGCAAAAATGGGTCCAATACTGAGAAAGAAGCTTATGCGTGCTACAACTACAATGTTGATCAGCAAGATATGGGGTGAATACTATGCCACTTATTTCCCTGGGGATACAAAGGAAGAAGATCAGAATGAACCAAAGGAAATTGATGATGATCAAGAAGAAAATGAAGACAATGATGCTGAAGAGGAGGTAAATGTTCAAGATGAGAAGGCCACAAGGACTCCACCATCAACACGGTCTAGAAAGTCGTCAGCAGATACTCGCAAGGAAATCAAATGGGAAGGTCAAACAGCTGGAAAAACAGTGTCTGGAGAAGTTCTGTACAAATGTGTTATTGTTCAAGACCTCAGTATTTCTGTTGGTGCGACAGTCACAACAGAGGATGATTCAGGAGAAACCATCATGTGTTTTGTTGAGTATATGTATGAGAAACTTGATGGTAAAAATATGATTCATGGGATAATTCTGCAAGAAGGTTCACAGACTGTTCTTGGCAATGCTGCAAATGATAGAGAGGTTTTCTTGACTAATGACTGTTTAGAATTTGAAGCAAGTGACATCAAAGAGTTGGTGACTGTTAATATCCAATCACTGCCTTGGGGCCACAAGTACAGAAAAGAGAATTCTGAAGCTAAGAGAATTGAAAAGGCCAAGGCAGAGGAGAGGAAAAGGAAGGGCCTGCCAGTGGAATATATTTGCAAAAGCTTATACTGGCCTGAGAAAGGTGGATTCTTCTCCCTTCCGTATGATAAAATTGGAAATGGCACAGGCATCTGTAGCTCCTGTGAGAGAAAACCAGTTGGCAATGAATTCAAGTTACTTTCTGAGAGCAGCTTTGTCTTTGAGAATATTACGTATAACATCCATGACTTTCTGTATATCAGGCCTGAATTTTTCTCCCAAGGGGAGGGCCATGAGACCTACAAGGCTGGAAGGAATGTGGGTCTAAAACCTTATGCAGTCTGCCATCTGCTGAGTGTTCATGGTCCTGCTGGATCAAGGAAAGCTAATCCAGAATCGACAAAAGTGAAAGTAAGAAGGTTTTACCGACCTGATGACATTTCATCAACAAAAGCCTACTCATCAGACATCCGAGAGGTTTGCCTTTTTTCCATCATCTGCATCATTGGCAATACTGTGATTTCACCTAAACCTATCTTTTTTGGCCTTTGGTATTTGATTGTTGTGTACTTTGTGATTTGATCCAGGTGTACTACAGTGAAGATATAATAAGTGTACCTGTGGTGATGATAGAGGGAAAATGTGAGGTTCGACTGAAGGATGACCTTCCAAATTCAGATCTTCCAGCGGTGGTTGAACATGTCTTTTGTTGTGAATATTTATATGATCCTGCTAATGGAGCTCTCAAACAGGTCAGCTACTGCCAAATTTTTCTTCAGAATCCCTAGTTATCTGCATTGTTTCCACTGGGAGATGTCTTTGTATTATTGACCGAGCTTGTCTTGCATGATCTTTAACCAGCTACCGCCCAATGTTAGACTTGTGACACTGACAAGGAAGGTACCTGCTTCAAAAAAGAACAAAGGAAAGCAAATTTGTGACATTGAGCTAGGTGGTTCAGACAAACCAAAGGATGGGCAATCAGAGAACTGTCTTGCAACACTTGACATTTTTGCTGGTTGTGGAGGTTTATCTGAAGGATTGCAGCGATCAGGTATGCTTTGCTCATGTAGATGTTGCTTCATAGGAACATTTTGACTCCAGTTACCTTCTGACCATTGGATTGTACAGGATTGTCACTTACTAAATGGGCTATTGAATATGAAGAACCTGCTGGGGATGCATTTGGTGAAAACCATCCAGAAGCTGCAGTATTTGTCGAAAACTGCAATGTGATTCTGAAGTACGCCATTTTTGTTTACCCTCTTTGATATGCTTATCATGTATATGTAAATTGTATCTTCAGCACGTATCTCTATACGATCATGCAGGGCAATTATGGACAAGTGTGGTGATTCTGATGATTGCATCTCCACTTCTGAGGCTGCTGAACGAGCAGCTAAACTTTCTGAGGACAAGATTAAGAATCTGCCCGTGCCTGGCGAAGTAGAATTCATAAATGGTGGCCCTCCGTGTCAGGTCAGTTGCTATGTGGCTTTTGCCTGTATACCAGGGAGCTCCTAACAACACATTCGACATTGCAAGCCAATTGCTTGACCTTTTGACCTATccttttttagggtttttctggGATGAACAGATTCAATCAAAGTCCCTGGAGCAAAGTCCAGTGCGAGATGATCTTAGCATTCCTGTCATTTGCGGAGTATTTCCGTCCTAGATTCTTTCTCTTAGAAAATGTTAGGAACTTTGTCTCGTTCAACAAAGGACAGACCTTCAGATTGACACTGGCATCACTCCTGGAGATGGGATACCAGGTGCTTGACACTTCCTCTTCACTTGTGCTTGTGCTATAGCATTTCCATTTCTGTATACATTCTAACCTTGTTTACATGTTCTTAGGT
Coding sequences:
- the LOC4334435 gene encoding dNA (cytosine-5)-methyltransferase 1A isoform X1; this translates as MAKSPRSVVTTGTKRRRAKVHKEDEPVENENLESEFDVSKKESNGATEPGNEPVASKRPKRAAACSNFKEKSLDLSEKDSIITIKESRVEEKEIEAVNLTRTGPEDGQPCRKIIDFILHDGDGNLQPFEMSEVDDIFITALIMPLDDDLEKDRGKGICCSGFGRIENWAISGYDEGAAVIWVSTETSDYKCVKPASSYRSYFEHFSEKARVCVEVYKKLARSVGGNPQVDLEELIAGVVRSINSNRSFNGTVTKDFVISSGEFIYKQLIGLDHTAGNDDEMLATLPVLVALKDECKSRAGFTHLPAMPSNGTLRIKDGQDKGLTEDEDAKLARLLQEEEEWKMMKQRGKRGTSQKNIYIKICETEIANDYPLPAYYKPYNQEMDEYIFDSDIGMYSDDVPVRILDNWALYNSDSRLISLELIPMKAGAENDIVVFGSGFMREDDGSCCSTAELAQLHSSSSKSGREDPGVPIYLSPIKEWVVEFGGSMICITIRTDVAWYKLRQPTKQYAPWCEPVLKTARLAVSIITLLKEQSRASKLSFAEVIKKVAEFDSRHPAFISSKAPTVERYVVVHGQIILQQFADFPDESVKRCAFITGLLAKMEESRHTKLAIKKKSQQMRGENLNPSAKMGPILRKKLMRATTTMLISKIWGEYYATYFPGDTKEEDQNEPKEIDDDQEENEDNDAEEEVNVQDEKATRTPPSTRSRKSSADTRKEIKWEGQTAGKTVSGEVLYKCVIVQDLSISVGATVTTEDDSGETIMCFVEYMYEKLDGKNMIHGIILQEGSQTVLGNAANDREVFLTNDCLEFEASDIKELVTVNIQSLPWGHKYRKENSEAKRIEKAKAEERKRKGLPVEYICKSLYWPEKGGFFSLPYDKIGNGTGICSSCERKPVGNEFKLLSESSFVFENITYNIHDFLYIRPEFFSQGEGHETYKAGRNVGLKPYAVCHLLSVHGPAGSRKANPESTKVKVRRFYRPDDISSTKAYSSDIREVYYSEDIISVPVVMIEGKCEVRLKDDLPNSDLPAVVEHVFCCEYLYDPANGALKQLPPNVRLVTLTRKVPASKKNKGKQICDIELGGSDKPKDGQSENCLATLDIFAGCGGLSEGLQRSGLSLTKWAIEYEEPAGDAFGENHPEAAVFVENCNVILKAIMDKCGDSDDCISTSEAAERAAKLSEDKIKNLPVPGEVEFINGGPPCQGFSGMNRFNQSPWSKVQCEMILAFLSFAEYFRPRFFLLENVRNFVSFNKGQTFRLTLASLLEMGYQVRFGILEAGAYGVAQSRKRAFIWAAAPGETLPEWPEPMHVFASPELKITLPDGKFYAAVKSTAAGAPFRSITVRDTIGDLPAVENGAGKPTIQYGSGPVSWFQKKIRSDMASLNDHISKEMNELNLIRCKHIPKRPGCDWHDLPDEKVKLSTGQMVDLIPWCLPNTAKRHNQWKGLYGRLDWEGNFPTSVTDPQPMGKVGMCFHPEQDRIITVRECARSQGFPDSYRFAGNIQNKHRQIGNAVPPPLAYALGRKLKQAIDAKR